A window of the Alphaproteobacteria bacterium genome harbors these coding sequences:
- a CDS encoding arsenate reductase ArsC, with translation MAVIRNPGRVLLCCTNNSLRSPIAEAIIKYFFGKRIYVDSVGLRAGEPDGFMIEVMDEIGIDLSQHKSKTFEDLEDISFDVIISLSPEAQHRAVELTRDMACEVEFWNTFDPSLTEGNREARLNAYRQVRDGLMERLENRFERPSRPI, from the coding sequence ATGGCAGTTATTAGAAATCCTGGTAGGGTGTTATTATGCTGTACTAATAATTCACTTCGCTCACCAATAGCCGAAGCAATTATAAAATATTTTTTCGGAAAACGTATCTACGTTGACTCCGTGGGCCTGCGGGCAGGGGAGCCCGATGGGTTCATGATTGAGGTGATGGACGAGATCGGCATAGACCTCTCGCAGCACAAGTCGAAGACATTCGAGGATCTCGAGGACATCTCGTTTGATGTCATCATCTCGCTATCGCCGGAAGCGCAGCATCGAGCGGTCGAGCTGACCCGCGACATGGCCTGCGAGGTCGAGTTCTGGAACACCTTTGATCCCTCATTGACCGAGGGTAATCGGGAGGCGCGCCTGAACGCCTATCGCCAGGTGCGCGACGGCCTGATGGAGCGCTTGGAGAACCGTTTTGAGCGACCCTCCCGCCCCATATGA
- a CDS encoding UPF0262 family protein, which yields MRGDSQRLVAVTLDEGSVVHWNPEIDHEREVAIFDLLETNSFSPVGAPVGPYALHLSIQENRLIFGVRAATDERELITVRLATTPLRRIVRDYFTICESYFSAIKTAPPSRIETLDMGRRGLHDEGSTQLRERLEGKIEIDFDTARRLFTLFCVLHLRH from the coding sequence GTGAGAGGGGATAGCCAACGCCTGGTCGCCGTCACCCTCGACGAGGGCAGTGTCGTACACTGGAATCCAGAGATCGACCACGAGCGTGAAGTGGCGATCTTCGACTTGCTGGAGACAAACAGCTTTTCGCCTGTCGGGGCGCCGGTTGGACCCTATGCCCTACATCTATCGATTCAGGAAAATCGTCTAATATTCGGTGTCCGCGCCGCTACTGACGAGCGTGAGCTGATCACCGTCAGGCTGGCGACGACGCCTTTGCGGCGTATCGTGCGCGACTATTTTACGATTTGCGAAAGCTATTTTTCTGCCATCAAGACTGCGCCGCCGTCGCGCATCGAGACCTTGGACATGGGGCGACGAGGCCTGCACGACGAGGGCTCGACTCAGTTGCGCGAGCGCCTGGAGGGGAAGATCGAAATCGACTTTGACACTGCGCGGCGACTCTTCACTCTGTTTTGCGTTCTACATCTTCGCCATTGA
- the hisD gene encoding histidinol dehydrogenase, producing MARRLDTRDANFEAAFTAALSEKRETAVDVGEVVAKIIADVRRRGDAALFDYTERFDCLSLDASTLRIGAEEIVAAHAATSDKLLAALDVARERIMAYHRHQLPDDLAFRDDSGVELGARWRPMAAVGIYVPGGTAAYPSSVLMNALPAMVAGVERLAMVTPAPDGEINPLVLAAASASGIEEIYRVGGAQAVAALAYGTESIAPVDKVVGPGNAYVAAAKRQVFGTVGIDLIAGPSEVLVVADADNDPRWIALDLLAQAEHDTASQSILITDDTAFADRVEAAVTDELASLPRAEIAGASWRDYGLVILVSDLAETPPLIDKVAPEHLELAVADPDSLGRNVRHAGAIFLGRYTPEAVSDYVAGPNHVLPTARSARFSSGLSVLDFVKRTSIVRCDATSVAVLAPAARALAEAEGLDAHARSIAARLAETR from the coding sequence ATGGCGCGACGGCTTGACACGCGAGACGCGAATTTTGAAGCGGCCTTCACCGCTGCGCTGTCGGAGAAGCGCGAGACGGCTGTGGATGTCGGCGAGGTTGTCGCAAAGATTATCGCGGACGTGCGCCGCCGCGGCGATGCAGCGCTGTTCGACTACACCGAGCGCTTTGATTGCCTGAGTTTGGACGCCTCCACTCTGCGCATCGGTGCCGAGGAGATCGTGGCGGCGCACGCGGCGACCAGCGACAAGCTGCTGGCGGCGCTCGACGTTGCGCGTGAGCGCATAATGGCCTATCACCGCCATCAGTTGCCGGACGATCTCGCCTTTCGCGATGACAGCGGCGTTGAACTCGGTGCGCGCTGGCGGCCCATGGCGGCGGTCGGCATCTACGTGCCAGGCGGCACCGCGGCCTATCCGAGTTCCGTGTTGATGAATGCGCTGCCGGCGATGGTCGCCGGCGTTGAGCGCCTAGCGATGGTCACGCCGGCCCCGGACGGCGAGATCAATCCGTTGGTGCTGGCGGCGGCCTCGGCCTCGGGCATTGAGGAGATTTATCGCGTCGGCGGCGCCCAGGCGGTCGCGGCTCTGGCATATGGCACCGAGAGCATTGCGCCGGTCGACAAAGTGGTGGGACCGGGCAACGCTTATGTGGCAGCCGCCAAGCGCCAAGTGTTCGGCACTGTTGGCATTGACCTGATCGCGGGCCCATCCGAGGTATTGGTTGTTGCTGACGCTGACAACGACCCACGCTGGATCGCGCTAGACCTGTTGGCCCAGGCCGAGCACGATACGGCGTCGCAGTCGATCCTCATTACCGATGATACCGCGTTCGCCGACCGCGTTGAAGCGGCCGTAACTGATGAGCTTGCCTCCCTGCCACGCGCCGAAATCGCTGGTGCGAGTTGGCGCGATTATGGCCTAGTGATCCTCGTTTCCGACCTGGCCGAGACGCCACCGCTTATCGACAAGGTGGCGCCCGAGCATCTCGAGTTGGCTGTTGCGGACCCTGATTCCTTGGGTAGAAATGTGCGCCATGCCGGCGCGATCTTCCTTGGCCGGTATACGCCGGAAGCCGTCAGCGATTACGTTGCTGGCCCGAACCATGTGCTGCCAACGGCGCGCAGCGCGCGCTTTTCGTCCGGCCTCTCGGTACTCGATTTCGTCAAGCGCACGAGCATCGTGCGCTGTGATGCTACCAGCGTCGCCGTGCTAGCGCCGGCTGCGCGTGCCTTGGCGGAGGCCGAAGGGCTTGACGCCCATGCGCGTTCTATCGCGGCTCGCCTGGCCGAGACCAGGTGA
- the hisG gene encoding ATP phosphoribosyltransferase, with protein sequence MNARDGLVMAVPKGRILKELVPLLNQAGIEPEGAFHDSDARQLSFATNVPGLSLIRVRSFDVATFVAFGAAQLGVAGRDVLLEFDYQEVYAPLDLSIGGCHLSVAEPAELAHGDDPRKWSHVRVATKYPETTRRHFAARGVHAECIKLNGALELAPGLGLCRRIVDLVSTGQTLQTNGLVEVERITDVTSRLIVNRAAWKTRPGEIGGWIESFREVVNGATA encoded by the coding sequence ATGAACGCGCGCGACGGATTGGTGATGGCGGTTCCCAAGGGCCGCATTCTCAAGGAGCTGGTGCCGCTGCTCAACCAGGCAGGCATCGAACCTGAGGGGGCGTTCCACGACTCCGACGCGCGCCAGCTATCTTTCGCTACCAACGTACCGGGGCTATCGCTGATCCGCGTGCGCAGCTTCGATGTTGCGACATTCGTCGCCTTCGGTGCGGCGCAACTCGGCGTTGCGGGTCGCGACGTGTTGCTTGAATTCGACTACCAGGAAGTCTACGCGCCTCTCGATCTCAGCATCGGAGGTTGCCACCTGTCGGTGGCGGAGCCGGCGGAACTTGCCCACGGCGACGACCCGCGAAAATGGAGTCATGTGCGCGTGGCGACTAAATACCCGGAGACTACACGCCGGCATTTTGCAGCGCGTGGGGTGCATGCGGAATGCATCAAGCTGAACGGCGCGCTCGAGTTGGCGCCGGGTCTCGGCCTCTGCCGGCGCATCGTTGATCTGGTCTCAACCGGTCAAACTTTGCAGACTAATGGATTGGTTGAGGTTGAGCGCATTACCGATGTGACTTCTCGGTTGATCGTCAACCGTGCTGCCTGGAAGACGCGGCCGGGCGAGATCGGCGGCTGGATCGAGAGCTTCCGGGAGGTGGTGAATGGCGCGACGGCTTGA